One segment of Anastrepha obliqua isolate idAnaObli1 chromosome 3, idAnaObli1_1.0, whole genome shotgun sequence DNA contains the following:
- the LOC129241865 gene encoding lysosomal aspartic protease-like, translated as MFKFLVFLSICAALVSANLVRVPIYKNPNYRRTRASMKAEIALLRSKYNVPSARSTSETLDNELNMSYYGKITIGTPAQDFLVLFDTGSSNLWVPSSSCPTSNEACQNHNQYDSSASSTYVANGESFSIEYGSGSLTGYLSQDTVSVAGLSISNQVFAEAMDEPGTSFVYSNFDGIMGMAYQSLAVDNVVPPFYNLYSQGLVSNDVFSFYLARAGTSDQGGEMILGGSDSSYYQGELTYTSITEQGYWQFSLDGATIDGQVMCSSGCQAIADTGTSLIVAPYNAYSVYMSVVDPDDDGVVDCSLMESLPDMEFVIGGTTFSVPASQYILNEDGQCSPAVSYMGTDFWILGDIFIGMYYTEFDMGNSRIGFAPVA; from the coding sequence ATGTTCAAGTTCTTGGTATTCCTCAGCATTTGCGCCGCTTTGGTCTCGGCCAATTTGGTGCGCGTGCCCATCTACAAGAACCCCAACTATCGTAGGACTCGCGCATCCATGAAAGCCGAAATCGCCTTGTTGCGTTCCAAATACAATGTTCCCAGTGCACGCAGTACCTCCGAAACGTTggacaatgaactgaatatgtCTTACTATGGCAAGATTACCATTGGCACACCAGCACAGGACTTCTTGGTGCTTTTCGATACAGGTTCCTCAAACTTGTGGGTGCCTTCATCCAGCTGCCCCACCAGCAACGAAGCTTGTCAAAATCACAACCAATACGACTCCAGCGCTTCCAGCACTTATGTTGCTAATGGCGAGAGCTTCTCCATCGAATATGGCTCCGGTAGTTTGACTGGTTACCTGTCACAAGATACAGTTTCAGTAGCCGGTCTCAGCATCTCAAACCAAGTATTCGCTGAAGCTATGGACGAACCTGGTACCAGCTTCGTCTACTCGAACTTCGATGGTATTATGGGCATGGCTTACCAATCTCTCGCTGTTGACAATGTTGTGCCACCGTTCTACAACTTGTATTCCCAGGGATTGGTTAGCAACGACGTATTCTCCTTCTACTTGGCCCGCGCTGGTACCTCCGATCAAGGTGGTGAAATGATTTTGGGTGGTTCCGATTCCAGCTACTACCAGGGTGAACTCACCTACACATCTATCACCGAACAAGGCTACTGGCAATTCAGTTTGGATGGCGCTACCATTGACGGACAAGTGATGTGCAGCAGCGGTTGCCAAGCCATCGCCGACACAGGCACCTCCCTCATCGTTGCCCCATACAATGCCTACAGTGTCTACATGAGTGTTGTTGATCCCGATGATGATGGTGTGGTCGATTGCTCACTCATGGAGTCTCTGCCTGATATGGAATTCGTTATTGGTGGAACTACTTTCTCCGTACCAGCTTCGCAATATATTCTCAACGAAGATGGTCAATGCTCACCTGCTGTTAGCTACATGGGCACTGACTTCTGGATCTTGGGTGATATCTTCATTGGAATGTACTACACTGAATTCGATATGGGCAACAGCCGTATTGGTTTTGCACCAGTTGCCTAA
- the LOC129242482 gene encoding lysosomal aspartic protease-like, with protein MFKFLVFLSICAALVSANLVRVPIYKNPNYRRTRASMKAEIALLRSKYNVPSARSTSETLDNELNMSYYGKITIGTPAQDFLVLFDTGSSNLWVPSSSCPTSNEACQNHNQYDSSASSTYVANGESFSIEYGSGSLTGYLSQDTVSVAGLSISNQVFAEAMDEPGTSFVYSNFDGIMGMAYQSLAVDNVVPPFYNLYSQGLVSNDVFSFYLARAGTSDQGGEMILGGSDSSYYQGELTYTSITEQGYWQFSLDGATIDGQVMCSSGCQAIADTGTSLIVAPYNAYSVYMSVVDPDDDGVVDCSLMESLPDMEFVIGGTTFSVPASQYILNEDGQCSPAVSYMGTDFWILGDIFIGMYYTEFDMGNSRIGFAPVA; from the coding sequence ATGTTCAAGTTCTTGGTATTCCTCAGCATTTGCGCCGCCTTGGTCTCGGCCAATTTGGTGCGCGTGCCCATCTACAAGAACCCCAACTATCGCAGGACTCGCGCATCCATGAAAGCCGAAATCGCCTTGTTGCGTTCCAAATACAATGTTCCCAGTGCACGCAGTACCTCCGAAACGTTggacaatgaactgaatatgtCTTACTATGGCAAGATTACCATTGGCACACCAGCACAGGACTTCTTGGTGCTTTTCGATACAGGTTCCTCAAACTTGTGGGTGCCTTCATCCAGCTGCCCCACCAGCAACGAAGCTTGTCAAAATCACAACCAATACGACTCCAGCGCTTCCAGCACCTATGTTGCTAATGGCGAGAGCTTCTCCATCGAATACGGCTCCGGTAGTTTGACTGGTTACCTGTCGCAAGATACAGTTTCAGTAGCCGGTCTCAGCATCTCAAACCAAGTATTCGCTGAAGCTATGGACGAACCTGGTACCAGCTTCGTCTACTCGAACTTCGATGGTATTATGGGCATGGCTTACCAATCTCTCGCTGTTGACAATGTTGTGCCACCGTTCTACAACTTGTATTCCCAGGGATTGGTTAGCAACGACGTATTCTCCTTCTACTTGGCCCGCGCTGGTACCTCCGATCAAGGTGGTGAAATGATTTTGGGTGGTTCCGATTCCAGCTACTACCAGGGTGAACTCACCTACACATCTATCACCGAACAAGGCTACTGGCAATTCAGTTTGGATGGCGCTACCATTGACGGACAAGTGATGTGCAGCAGCGGTTGCCAAGCCATCGCCGACACAGGCACCTCCCTCATCGTTGCCCCATACAATGCCTACAGTGTCTACATGAGTGTTGTTGATCCCGATGATGATGGTGTGGTCGATTGCTCACTCATGGAGTCTCTGCCTGATATGGAATTCGTTATTGGTGGAACTACTTTCTCCGTACCAGCTTCGCAATATATTCTCAACGAAGATGGTCAATGCTCACCTGCTGTCAGTTACATGGGCACTGACTTCTGGATCTTGGGTGATATCTTCATTGGAATGTACTACACTGAATTCGATATGGGCAACAGCCGTATTGGTTTTGCACCAGTTGCCTAA
- the LOC129242280 gene encoding lysosomal aspartic protease-like, whose protein sequence is MFKFLVFLSICAALVSADLVRVPIYKNANYSRTRASINSEIVLLSSKYNVFSVSSTSETLDNDLNLSYYGKITIGTPAQEFLVLFDTGSSNLWVPSSSCASSNTACQDHNQYDSSASSTYVANGESFSIQYGSGSLTGYLSQDTVSVAGLSISNQVFAEAVDEPGTTFVNSNFDGIFGMAYQSLAVDSVVPPFYNLYSQGLVSSNVFSFYLARAGTSDQGGEMILGGSDSSYYSGDLTYTSVTEQGYWQFSLDGATIDGETMCSSGCQAIADTGTSLIVAPYNAYSVYMSVVDPDDDGEVDCSLMESLPDMKFVISGTTFTVPASQYILEEDGVCSPAVSYIGTDFWILGDIFIGLYYTEFDMGNNRIGFAPVA, encoded by the coding sequence ATGTTCAAGTTCTTGGTATTCCTCAGCATTTGCGCCGCCTTGGTCTCGGCTGATTTGGTGCGCGTGCCCATCTACAAGAACGCCAATTATAGTAGAACTCGCGCATCTATTAATTCCGAAATCGTATTATTGAGTTCCAAATACAATGTTTTCAGTGTAAGCAGTACCTCCGAAACGTTGGACAATGATCTGAATTTGTCTTACTATGGTAAGATTACCATTGGCACACCAGCACAGGAATTCTTGGTGCTCTTCGATACAGGTTCCTCAAACTTGTGGGTGCCTTCATCCAGCTGCGCCTCAAGCAACACAGCTTGTCAAGATCACAACCAATACGACTCCAGCGCTTCCAGCACTTATGTTGCTAATGGCGAGAGCTTCTCCATCCAATATGGCTCCGGTAGTTTGACTGGTTACCTATCACAGGATACAGTTTCAGTAGCTGGTCTCAGTATTTCAAATCAAGTATTCGCTGAAGCTGTAGACGAACCTGGCACCACTTTCGTCAACTCGAACTTCGATGGTATTTTCGGTATGGCTTACCAATCTCTCGCTGTTGACAGTGTTGTGCCACCATTCTACAACTTGTATTCCCAGGGATTGGTTAGCAGCAACGTATTCTCCTTCTATTTGGCCCGCGCTGGTACCTCCGATCAAGGTGGTGAAATGATTTTGGGTGGTTCCGACTCCAGCTACTATAGTGGTGATCTCACCTACACATCTGTCACCGAACAAGGCTACTGGCAATTCAGTTTGGATGGCGCCACCATTGACGGAGAAACAATGTGCAGCAGCGGTTGCCAAGCCATCGCCGATACTGGCACCTCCCTCATCGTTGCCCCATACAATGCCTACAGTGTCTACATGAGTGTTGTTGATCCCGATGATGATGGTGAAGTCGATTGCTCACTCATGGAGTCTCTGCCTGATATGAAATTCGTTATTTCTGGAACTACTTTCACCGTACCAGCTTCGCAATATATTCTCGAAGAAGATGGTGTATGCTCACCTGCTGTCAGCTACATAGGCACTGACTTCTGGATCTTGGGTGATATCTTCATTGGACTGTACTACACTGAATTCGATATGGGCAACAACCGTATTGGTTTTGCACCAGTTGCCTAA